Proteins encoded by one window of Lathyrus oleraceus cultivar Zhongwan6 chromosome 1, CAAS_Psat_ZW6_1.0, whole genome shotgun sequence:
- the LOC127115509 gene encoding protein GLUTAMINE DUMPER 5, with protein MDVAAGGGFKTVTSPVPYLYSGIALMLAIATFALIVLACSCHDNSTSTTLANEEKTIKNVEKVMDLEPKIVVIMAGDSNPTYLAKPVSSTCHTEEMV; from the coding sequence ATGGATGTAGCTGCTGGTGGCGGTTTCAAAACCGTTACTTCTCCTGTTCCTTACCTCTATAGTGGCATAGCTCTCATGCTTGCAATTGCAACGTTTGCATTAATTGTTCTAGCTTGTTCTTGTCATGATAATTCAACATCTACCACTTTAGCAAATGAAGAGAAAACTATCAAGAATGTGGAAAAGGTGATGGATTTAGAGCCTAAGATTGTTGTAATAATGGCTGGAGATAGTAATCCTACATACTTGGCTAAACCTGTTTCATCAACATGCCATACTGAAGAAATGGTTTAG